One window from the genome of Cyclobacterium amurskyense encodes:
- a CDS encoding M28 family peptidase yields the protein MKNKSILVAVLLFASFSYPIFGQEDLSLKYASTIQAGDLKKHLTYIASDELKGRDTGSEGQKLAAEYLIDFYQKKNLKGPVNGSYVQPFQLSSVSWKEVSLKVGKNNLTLNEDFVFIGDADMKKKKKSELVFLGLASEDNLSKVNVVGKLVGLWAIGQSVGESIEMIMEAGAAGAIIVTMEGQANFDRMANRYKSLTGKGRMGFDKPTEQKPVFMVSSIKMGELFGTAVEDLKEAAKNDPSVIPSQKVVYKVVKQKDIVDTENVMAFLEGTDKKEEVLVISSHYDHVGVNSAGEINNGADDDGSGTVSVMEIAEAFSQAAKDGYKPRRSVLFLNVTGEEKGLLGSEYYSENPIFPLENTVNNINIDMVGRIDYEYQDAENQDYVYVIGSEMLSSQLKVINEYNNITYTNLILDYRYDAEDDPNRFYYRSDHYNFAKHNIPVIFFFNGVHDDYHQPTDTVDKIEFDLMEKRARLIFHTAWDLANREHRTPVDGTNNRNER from the coding sequence ATGAAAAATAAATCAATCTTAGTAGCAGTATTACTTTTTGCTTCCTTCTCCTACCCGATTTTTGGTCAGGAAGACCTATCATTAAAATATGCTTCAACAATTCAGGCAGGTGATCTAAAAAAACATTTGACTTATATTGCTTCAGATGAGCTGAAAGGAAGAGATACAGGATCGGAAGGGCAGAAACTTGCGGCAGAATACCTGATAGATTTTTATCAGAAAAAAAACCTGAAAGGCCCAGTAAATGGAAGTTATGTGCAGCCATTCCAGTTGTCAAGTGTTAGTTGGAAGGAAGTGTCTCTCAAAGTAGGTAAGAACAATTTGACTTTGAATGAGGATTTTGTCTTTATAGGAGATGCCGATATGAAGAAGAAAAAGAAATCAGAATTGGTTTTTTTAGGCTTGGCTTCTGAGGATAACCTGTCAAAAGTAAATGTGGTAGGCAAACTTGTAGGCTTATGGGCTATAGGTCAAAGTGTAGGGGAATCTATTGAAATGATAATGGAGGCAGGTGCAGCAGGAGCTATTATCGTTACCATGGAAGGACAGGCAAACTTTGACAGAATGGCCAATAGGTACAAAAGCTTAACCGGCAAAGGTCGGATGGGTTTTGATAAACCAACAGAGCAAAAACCTGTATTTATGGTTAGCTCTATAAAAATGGGAGAACTTTTTGGCACAGCAGTAGAAGACTTGAAAGAAGCAGCTAAAAATGACCCTTCGGTTATTCCTTCCCAGAAAGTTGTCTACAAAGTGGTGAAGCAAAAAGATATAGTGGATACTGAGAATGTTATGGCTTTTCTTGAAGGCACTGACAAAAAAGAAGAAGTACTTGTGATTTCTTCACATTATGACCATGTAGGTGTCAATAGCGCTGGCGAGATCAATAATGGTGCTGATGATGATGGGTCTGGTACCGTGTCAGTGATGGAAATAGCTGAAGCATTTTCTCAAGCAGCAAAGGATGGATACAAGCCAAGAAGGAGTGTGCTATTTTTGAATGTTACCGGTGAGGAAAAAGGACTGCTTGGATCTGAATACTATTCAGAAAACCCAATATTCCCTCTGGAAAATACCGTTAACAATATCAATATTGATATGGTGGGTAGGATTGATTATGAATACCAAGATGCAGAAAACCAAGATTATGTATATGTGATTGGTTCCGAGATGTTGTCCTCTCAATTAAAAGTTATCAATGAATACAATAACATTACCTATACCAATCTTATTTTGGATTATAGGTATGATGCAGAGGATGATCCGAATAGATTCTATTACCGATCTGACCATTATAATTTTGCCAAACATAATATCCCAGTAATTTTCTTTTTCAATGGTGTTCATGATGATTATCATCAGCCAACAGATACGGTGGATAAAATAGAGTTTGACTTGATGGAAAAGAGGGCAAGGTTAATTTTTCATACAGCTTGGGATTTGGCCAATAGAGAGCATAGAACTCCTGTAGATGGTACAAATAACCGGAATGAACGTTAA
- a CDS encoding amylo-alpha-1,6-glucosidase: protein MSYIHFDKTQLINLNYSLDKEIIRSNPLGCYTSTTIIGCNTRKYHGLLVAPQPQIDGQLHVLLSNVHETIVQKDAVFNLGINKYPGTYSPRGHKYLEDFDSEPIPKLTYRVGGVILDKEIILDSTEDRVMIRYTMVEAIIPTKLRINPFLAFRGYHALSKANTYVNKKIKKIDNGVQVQLYDAYDPLSLQVSIGNDFVPVPNWFYNIEYIREIERGYDYQEDLYVPGYFEFDMKKGDSVVFSAGLKVADTGKLHTKFNEEIKRRIPRDNFENCLKNSAGQFISRRDGETRVIAGYPWFGWWGRDTFIALPGLTLTMGDNQTFLDVMDSMSKDLKGAMFPNVGSGVLTNMNSIDAPLWFFWSLQQYIIFTGDKETIQSKYIDKCKGIIDGFIKGTEFKIHVKENGLISGGIEGVGLTWMDAVTKDGPVTPRIGCPVEINALWYNALCFYHEMTGDESIRELADKVAVSFVEGFWSEKKGYLADVIDGEEKDWSIRPNMVFATSLPYSPLSDEHKDKVLEIVKTNLFTHRGLRTLAPSDPRYKGYYKGDQYERDNAYHQGTAWPWLLGHFAEGYLKLHGKQGKKLVENMISSFDEVMTQYGIGTIAEIYEGDPPHRPKGAISQAWSVGELLRMKYLINNL from the coding sequence ATGAGCTATATACACTTCGATAAGACTCAACTCATCAACCTTAATTATTCTTTAGATAAGGAGATAATACGATCCAACCCATTGGGTTGCTATACGAGTACAACGATTATCGGCTGCAATACCCGAAAGTATCATGGACTTTTGGTCGCCCCACAACCTCAAATAGATGGGCAGTTGCATGTACTGCTTTCTAATGTGCATGAAACCATTGTTCAAAAAGACGCTGTCTTTAATTTGGGCATCAATAAATATCCAGGAACCTATTCTCCTCGAGGCCATAAATACCTTGAAGATTTTGATTCTGAACCCATACCCAAACTTACTTACAGGGTAGGAGGAGTGATTTTAGATAAGGAAATTATTTTAGATTCAACGGAAGACCGGGTAATGATCAGGTATACCATGGTCGAAGCAATTATTCCTACCAAGTTAAGAATTAACCCATTTCTTGCCTTTAGGGGCTACCATGCTCTTTCAAAGGCCAATACGTATGTAAATAAGAAAATTAAAAAAATTGACAATGGGGTTCAGGTACAGCTTTATGATGCCTATGACCCTTTGTCTCTTCAGGTTTCAATTGGCAACGATTTCGTTCCTGTGCCAAATTGGTTTTATAATATCGAATACATTCGAGAAATAGAACGTGGTTATGATTACCAAGAAGACCTCTATGTACCCGGGTATTTTGAGTTTGATATGAAGAAAGGGGACTCGGTGGTCTTTTCCGCAGGATTAAAAGTTGCTGATACAGGTAAACTTCATACTAAATTTAATGAAGAAATAAAGAGAAGGATTCCCAGAGATAATTTCGAAAACTGCTTAAAAAATTCTGCAGGACAGTTTATAAGTAGAAGAGATGGGGAGACACGTGTGATAGCAGGATATCCTTGGTTTGGCTGGTGGGGAAGAGATACCTTTATCGCTTTGCCCGGTTTGACCCTGACAATGGGAGACAATCAAACCTTTTTAGATGTCATGGACTCTATGTCCAAAGATTTAAAGGGAGCCATGTTCCCAAATGTGGGGAGTGGAGTATTGACTAATATGAACTCAATTGATGCGCCATTGTGGTTTTTCTGGTCGCTTCAGCAGTACATTATCTTTACAGGAGACAAGGAAACCATACAGTCAAAATACATAGACAAGTGCAAAGGAATTATTGATGGTTTTATTAAAGGAACCGAATTCAAAATTCATGTTAAAGAAAATGGTCTTATAAGTGGAGGTATAGAAGGTGTTGGCCTGACATGGATGGATGCGGTAACCAAAGATGGTCCTGTGACACCAAGAATTGGTTGTCCAGTGGAAATCAATGCCTTGTGGTACAATGCTTTGTGCTTTTACCATGAAATGACAGGTGATGAATCTATTCGTGAGTTAGCAGACAAAGTAGCAGTGTCCTTTGTGGAGGGCTTTTGGTCTGAAAAGAAGGGATACCTGGCAGATGTCATAGATGGTGAAGAAAAAGATTGGTCCATAAGACCAAATATGGTCTTCGCTACCTCTTTGCCCTATAGTCCATTGAGCGATGAGCATAAGGACAAAGTTTTAGAAATAGTGAAAACTAATTTATTCACTCACAGGGGGCTTAGAACCTTGGCTCCTAGTGATCCAAGATACAAAGGCTATTATAAAGGTGATCAATATGAAAGGGACAATGCCTATCATCAGGGGACAGCATGGCCTTGGTTATTGGGCCATTTTGCTGAAGGGTATTTGAAACTACATGGAAAGCAAGGCAAGAAACTGGTGGAAAATATGATCAGTAGCTTTGATGAGGTGATGACACAATATGGGATAGGAACGATAGCAGAGATTTATGAAGGTGACCCTCCTCATAGGCCAAAAGGAGCCATATCACAAGCTTGGAGTGTAGGTGAATTGTTAAGGATGAAATATTTAATCAACAACTTGTAA
- a CDS encoding glycosyltransferase family 4 protein, whose amino-acid sequence MKVLMFGWEFPPHISGGLGTACYGLVKGMDHHKQDLIFVVPKLWGDEDPLAEFVNASEVEIDYRERRFRDIWKSLTYLEVSSFLVPYLSPEEYHNHTERLLKDQDELESSVLANKFSFSGKYGKDLILEVSRYALVAAQIAKNKKFDLIHAHDWLSFPAGIAAKQISGKPMIAHVHATEFDRSGQTVNQRVYDIEKAGMEAADKIIAVSQLTKNTIVSKYGIPEEKVTVVHNAVLDASIIKSNVVKKVPEKIVTFLGRITFQKGPEYFVEAAAKVIQKDDNVRFVMAGSGDLLNRMIQRVAELRIGTKFHFTGFLKGDDVDTMFALSDVYVMPSVSEPFGISPLEAVRHNTPVIISKQSGVAEVLQNAVKVDFWDTDAMADAIFALLHYNGISKMFKEMGREELKRLKWEHVAEKVIGIYKQTVNQ is encoded by the coding sequence ATGAAAGTATTAATGTTTGGTTGGGAATTTCCTCCTCATATTTCCGGTGGCTTAGGTACTGCCTGCTACGGTTTGGTGAAAGGAATGGACCACCACAAACAAGACCTGATTTTTGTTGTCCCAAAGTTATGGGGGGATGAAGATCCATTGGCTGAATTTGTAAATGCGAGTGAAGTTGAAATAGATTATCGGGAACGTCGTTTTCGGGATATATGGAAAAGCCTCACCTACCTTGAAGTAAGCTCTTTTCTTGTGCCTTATCTAAGCCCAGAGGAATATCATAACCACACCGAGCGTCTTTTAAAAGATCAGGATGAACTCGAATCCAGTGTGCTTGCTAATAAGTTTAGTTTTAGTGGCAAATACGGTAAAGACCTTATCTTAGAGGTGTCCCGTTATGCTTTGGTAGCTGCGCAAATCGCTAAGAATAAAAAGTTTGATTTGATTCATGCCCATGATTGGCTTTCATTTCCTGCAGGCATAGCTGCCAAGCAGATAAGTGGTAAACCAATGATAGCTCATGTTCATGCCACAGAGTTTGACCGATCAGGGCAAACCGTTAACCAAAGGGTTTATGATATTGAAAAGGCAGGGATGGAAGCGGCAGATAAAATTATCGCTGTAAGCCAGCTTACAAAAAATACCATTGTCTCTAAGTATGGCATTCCTGAAGAGAAAGTTACAGTGGTTCACAATGCTGTATTGGATGCCAGTATTATTAAGTCAAATGTTGTTAAAAAAGTACCTGAAAAAATAGTCACCTTTTTAGGAAGGATAACTTTCCAGAAAGGACCTGAGTATTTTGTGGAGGCAGCGGCAAAAGTAATCCAAAAGGATGATAACGTCCGGTTTGTGATGGCAGGGTCAGGAGACCTTTTGAATCGTATGATTCAAAGAGTCGCGGAGTTGAGGATAGGTACAAAATTTCATTTTACTGGATTTCTTAAAGGGGATGATGTAGATACAATGTTTGCCCTGAGTGATGTGTATGTTATGCCTTCTGTTTCAGAGCCTTTTGGTATATCCCCCTTGGAAGCCGTAAGACACAATACACCAGTAATCATTTCCAAACAGTCAGGAGTAGCGGAGGTTCTACAAAATGCTGTAAAAGTAGATTTTTGGGACACTGATGCCATGGCGGATGCCATATTTGCACTCTTGCATTACAATGGTATCTCCAAAATGTTTAAGGAAATGGGAAGAGAAGAATTAAAAAGGCTCAAATGGGAGCACGTTGCCGAGAAGGTAATAGGTATTTATAAGCAAACCGTTAACCAATAG
- a CDS encoding DinB family protein: MKATFKTWKTSRSLYLKFLEGYTVEQLNKIPEGFNNNLVWNIGHVIVAQQGLVYKSTGLEAHVSDEMFGKYGIGTKPDKPVGAEEIMEMKKLLIDLIAQTESDYNSGKFISFHERTTKTGFHLSSVEDAIVFNNFHEGLHLGYMMSIRKFV; the protein is encoded by the coding sequence ATGAAAGCAACATTTAAAACCTGGAAGACCAGCAGGAGTCTATACCTGAAATTCCTAGAAGGTTATACTGTGGAACAATTAAATAAAATTCCAGAGGGTTTTAACAATAACCTTGTGTGGAATATTGGGCATGTAATTGTCGCCCAACAAGGGCTAGTTTACAAAAGTACAGGGCTAGAAGCTCATGTTTCCGATGAGATGTTCGGTAAATATGGGATTGGAACAAAGCCTGACAAGCCTGTAGGGGCTGAGGAAATAATGGAAATGAAAAAGCTGTTAATTGATTTAATAGCCCAAACAGAATCAGATTATAATAGTGGGAAGTTCATTTCTTTTCATGAGCGAACTACCAAAACCGGTTTTCATCTGAGTTCTGTAGAAGATGCTATTGTTTTCAATAATTTCCACGAAGGCCTACATTTAGGCTATATGATGAGTATTCGTAAATTCGTTTAA
- a CDS encoding dihydroorotase codes for MKRILIRDANIVNEGKIIPGDVYIKEGLIYSVGGDLSGKEADIEINANGKYLLPGLIDDQVHFREPGLTHKAEIYTESKTAVSGGVTSFMEMPNTIPQSTTHELLEEKYSIAAQRSLANYSFYLGATNTNIETIKSVDAANVCGVKVFQGSSTGNMLVDNPDSLEAIFKECPILIATHSENDNIIKANLERYKKEYGENIPAKLHPKIRTEEACYDASKTVVEMAKTFGTKLHVLHISTGKEVALFDNSLPLSEKRITAEACIHHLWFSEEDYKTKGNFIKWNPAIKTSEDRALIVKGVLEGNIDVIATDHAPHTIEEKEQSYLKAPSGGPLLQHGLPALLEMYHDGKISLEKIVEKTSHNVAILFEIEKRGYLREGYFADLVLVDLDSPWEVKRDNVLSKCGWSPFEGQTFRSKVTHTIVSGHLAYENGVFNEEINGRRLKFSRNVG; via the coding sequence ATGAAAAGAATACTTATACGTGATGCAAATATAGTAAATGAAGGTAAGATTATACCTGGTGATGTGTATATAAAGGAGGGCTTGATTTATTCAGTTGGTGGAGATCTCTCAGGTAAGGAGGCAGATATAGAGATAAATGCCAATGGGAAATACCTTTTGCCAGGATTGATTGATGATCAAGTTCATTTCAGAGAACCAGGGTTGACCCATAAGGCAGAGATCTATACAGAAAGTAAAACAGCCGTGTCGGGAGGTGTTACCAGCTTTATGGAAATGCCTAACACGATTCCACAAAGTACAACACATGAACTTCTGGAAGAAAAATATTCAATTGCAGCACAAAGATCTCTAGCAAATTACTCTTTTTATTTGGGGGCTACCAATACCAATATAGAAACCATTAAAAGTGTAGATGCTGCAAATGTCTGTGGAGTAAAGGTTTTCCAAGGTTCCTCTACAGGGAACATGTTAGTGGATAACCCGGACAGTCTGGAGGCTATATTCAAAGAATGCCCTATTTTGATAGCTACCCATAGTGAGAATGACAATATAATTAAAGCTAACCTGGAGCGCTATAAGAAAGAATATGGTGAGAATATCCCTGCCAAGCTTCATCCTAAGATCAGAACTGAAGAAGCCTGCTATGATGCATCAAAAACTGTCGTTGAAATGGCTAAGACGTTTGGGACCAAACTTCATGTATTGCATATAAGTACTGGTAAGGAAGTTGCTTTATTTGATAATAGTCTACCTCTTTCAGAAAAAAGAATTACAGCAGAAGCCTGTATCCATCATTTGTGGTTTTCTGAAGAAGATTACAAAACGAAAGGGAATTTTATTAAATGGAATCCAGCGATCAAAACTTCAGAGGATAGGGCATTAATTGTAAAAGGCGTATTGGAAGGGAATATTGATGTTATTGCTACAGATCATGCCCCTCATACTATTGAAGAAAAAGAACAGTCTTATCTCAAAGCACCATCTGGAGGTCCACTTTTACAGCATGGATTGCCTGCTTTACTGGAAATGTACCATGATGGAAAGATTAGCTTGGAAAAAATTGTAGAAAAAACAAGCCATAATGTAGCCATACTGTTTGAGATTGAAAAACGCGGGTATTTAAGGGAAGGTTATTTTGCGGATTTAGTGTTGGTAGACTTGGACTCCCCATGGGAAGTAAAGAGAGACAATGTGTTATCTAAGTGCGGTTGGTCTCCTTTTGAAGGACAAACCTTCCGATCAAAAGTCACTCACACCATTGTGTCCGGACATTTGGCCTATGAAAACGGAGTGTTTAACGAAGAAATAAACGGAAGAAGACTTAAATTTTCAAGAAATGTGGGCTAA
- a CDS encoding DEAD/DEAH box helicase has protein sequence MSDQLSSFDNFKLNNQLLNAVKEIGYEKPTPIQQKAIPLALAGHDILGIAQTGTGKTAAYVLPLLYKVKYAQGHHPRALIMAPTRELVMQIEEAIMEFGKYTDLRYVCLYGGLGPKPQIEKLKEGVDIIIATPGRFNDLYQKGEIYTRDIKTMVLDEADKMLDMGFLPQIKAILEIIPVKRQNLLFSATFSQRVENLSHEFLEFPERVEVAPQATTAETIAQIKYFVPNIRTKLSLLEGLVMEEDFERGIIFTKSRKNADTVHNYLQGHHSGTIRVIHANKGQNTRINSMDDFKKGEVKILVATDVAARGLDVSMVSHVINFDVPLIYEDYVHRIGRTGRAENVGKAATFINPAEAFHFEKIETIIRMLVPEEPIPADVSIHETPFEEKQGYEREIDKQKRGDDPDFKGAFHEKKGYAKPFKEKEEKRGNKNSKAKRNRNQMKKKSKHKK, from the coding sequence ATGTCCGATCAGCTATCATCTTTTGATAATTTTAAACTTAACAACCAACTTTTGAACGCTGTGAAGGAAATAGGTTATGAAAAACCTACTCCCATTCAGCAGAAAGCCATACCCTTGGCCTTGGCAGGACATGATATTTTAGGTATTGCTCAAACAGGCACAGGAAAGACTGCAGCTTATGTACTGCCTTTGCTCTATAAGGTAAAGTACGCACAAGGTCATCATCCTAGAGCGCTGATAATGGCGCCAACCCGAGAGCTCGTTATGCAAATCGAAGAAGCCATAATGGAGTTTGGAAAATACACCGACCTGAGATATGTATGCCTTTATGGAGGCCTTGGCCCAAAACCGCAAATAGAAAAGCTTAAGGAAGGCGTAGATATAATCATCGCTACACCAGGCAGATTCAATGACCTTTATCAAAAAGGCGAAATATATACCAGAGACATTAAAACAATGGTTTTGGATGAAGCCGACAAGATGCTAGACATGGGTTTTCTTCCCCAAATAAAGGCCATTCTTGAGATCATCCCAGTCAAACGTCAAAATCTTTTATTTTCAGCAACATTTAGCCAGCGAGTAGAAAATCTCTCTCATGAATTCTTAGAATTTCCTGAGAGAGTAGAAGTAGCTCCTCAAGCTACAACAGCTGAAACCATCGCACAAATAAAATATTTCGTTCCCAATATCAGGACCAAGTTAAGCTTGCTTGAAGGACTGGTCATGGAAGAGGATTTTGAAAGGGGCATAATTTTTACCAAGTCTCGTAAAAATGCAGATACCGTACACAATTACCTACAAGGTCATCATTCAGGAACAATCCGGGTTATTCACGCCAATAAAGGCCAGAATACACGAATAAACAGCATGGACGACTTCAAAAAAGGAGAAGTCAAAATCCTTGTAGCTACCGATGTAGCCGCCAGGGGTCTTGATGTAAGTATGGTGAGTCATGTTATCAATTTTGACGTTCCTTTGATATATGAGGATTATGTCCACCGAATAGGACGAACAGGAAGAGCTGAAAATGTTGGCAAGGCGGCCACCTTTATCAATCCTGCCGAAGCATTTCACTTCGAGAAAATAGAAACGATCATAAGAATGCTAGTGCCTGAAGAACCAATCCCTGCAGACGTTTCCATACATGAAACTCCTTTCGAAGAAAAACAGGGGTATGAAAGAGAAATAGACAAGCAGAAAAGAGGCGATGACCCTGACTTCAAAGGGGCTTTTCATGAAAAAAAGGGGTATGCCAAACCCTTTAAGGAAAAGGAAGAGAAGCGAGGCAATAAAAACAGTAAAGCCAAAAGGAACAGAAATCAAATGAAGAAAAAAAGCAAGCATAAAAAGTAA
- a CDS encoding alpha/beta hydrolase — MKIIRILLPLFFVTLSGLFAQESRVFDALTMDSKILGMERKFAIYLPPGYEYSQRSYPVLYLLHGAGDDQTGWVQFGEVQRIADKAFEDGTATPMIIVMPDANTGQRGYFNDIKNEWRYEDFFFEELMPYVESQYRIKSVKKYRAISGLSMGGGGTYFYAMHRPDLFSSACPLSASLRNTSFDDFVKRYEGEVKDKGQLKVYFDKHQALRQLEVIDIEKIKSVKWFFDCGDDDFLYEGNSLVHIAMKKKEIPHEFRIRDGAHNWTYWRASLPEVLGFISQTFHQ, encoded by the coding sequence ATGAAAATTATACGTATTCTTTTGCCATTGTTTTTTGTCACACTGTCAGGTCTGTTTGCTCAGGAGAGTAGGGTGTTTGATGCCTTAACGATGGATAGCAAGATTCTTGGTATGGAGAGAAAGTTTGCTATCTATTTACCACCGGGTTATGAGTATTCCCAGCGATCCTACCCAGTGCTTTATTTATTACATGGGGCAGGAGATGACCAAACAGGATGGGTTCAATTTGGTGAGGTGCAACGGATCGCAGACAAGGCTTTTGAAGATGGAACAGCTACCCCAATGATCATTGTTATGCCAGATGCCAATACTGGTCAGAGAGGTTATTTTAATGATATAAAAAACGAATGGCGTTATGAGGATTTCTTTTTTGAAGAATTAATGCCTTATGTAGAATCACAATACCGTATCAAAAGTGTGAAAAAATACAGAGCCATATCTGGCTTGTCAATGGGTGGTGGTGGCACCTATTTCTATGCAATGCATCGGCCGGATTTGTTCTCCTCTGCCTGTCCACTTAGTGCCTCATTGAGAAATACTTCGTTTGATGATTTTGTTAAAAGATATGAGGGAGAAGTAAAGGATAAAGGACAATTAAAAGTATATTTTGACAAGCATCAGGCTTTAAGACAGTTAGAAGTTATTGATATTGAAAAGATTAAATCAGTAAAATGGTTTTTTGATTGTGGAGATGATGATTTTCTTTATGAAGGAAACAGCCTAGTGCATATAGCAATGAAGAAAAAGGAAATACCTCATGAATTCAGAATTCGTGACGGAGCTCATAATTGGACTTATTGGAGAGCATCCCTTCCGGAGGTACTTGGGTTTATTTCACAGACTTTCCACCAATAA